The Pseudomonas sp. R4-35-07 genome contains a region encoding:
- a CDS encoding M12 family metallopeptidase, whose product MTLTISPTSPSAHCVTAPLNRSKRGVAMPDKLWPQHSVLTISLLNMTPEQKALVKHNINAWAPHTNLYFKFTNSPNGDIRINADADNGSGWSNVGTGAKKVPLSKPTMGIDFTRSPDSVAATIQHEFGHALGLKHEHQHPDRTLDLNRQNIHDEYASRGEPSSKAHNDILRPFSRRQVKTSNYDDKSIMHYEVHASRLNSGKPIPRNFKLSEGDKSFVQTLYPEDKTLLGKLLSTGIRVMINAQTT is encoded by the coding sequence ATGACTCTCACGATTTCGCCCACTTCGCCTTCTGCTCATTGCGTCACCGCGCCGCTCAATAGAAGTAAGCGCGGCGTCGCCATGCCCGACAAACTATGGCCTCAGCATTCGGTGCTGACTATCTCCCTGCTGAACATGACCCCAGAACAAAAAGCGTTGGTAAAGCACAACATCAACGCATGGGCGCCGCATACCAATCTCTACTTCAAGTTCACCAACAGCCCCAATGGCGATATCCGCATCAATGCGGACGCTGACAACGGATCGGGATGGTCAAACGTGGGCACCGGCGCAAAGAAGGTGCCTTTATCCAAACCGACCATGGGCATTGACTTCACACGCTCGCCAGACAGCGTCGCCGCAACGATCCAGCATGAATTCGGCCACGCCCTCGGCCTCAAGCATGAGCATCAGCACCCTGATCGGACGTTGGACCTGAACAGACAGAACATCCATGACGAATATGCATCGAGAGGAGAACCCTCGTCTAAGGCCCACAACGATATCCTCCGCCCCTTTTCGCGCAGACAGGTAAAAACTTCAAACTATGATGACAAATCCATCATGCACTATGAGGTTCACGCATCACGACTGAACAGTGGAAAACCCATCCCGCGAAACTTCAAACTATCTGAAGGCGATAAAAGTTTTGTGCAGACACTGTACCCGGAGGATAAAACACTGCTCGGCAAACTGCTCAGTACCGGCATCCGCGTAATGATCAACGCCCAAACTACTTGA
- the dapC gene encoding succinyldiaminopimelate transaminase, whose translation MNNALNQLQPYPFEKLRALLGSVTPNPAKRPIALSIGEPKHKSPSFVAEALSNNLDQMAVYPTTLGIPALREAIGAWCERRFNVPAGWLDPARNILPVNGTREALFAFTQAVVNRGDDALVVSPNPFYQIYEGAAFLAGAKPHYLACLDTNGFNPDFDAVSPDIWKRCQILFLCSPGNPTGALIPVDTLKKLIALADEYDFVIAADECYSELYFDEQTPPPGLLSACVELGRQDFKRCVVFHSLSKRSNLPGLRSGFVAGDAEILKAFLLYRTYHGCAMPVQTQLASIAAWQDEAHVQANRDLYREKFDAVLAILKPVLDVQSPDGGFYLWPNVNGDDAAFCRDLFVEEHVTVVPGSYLSREVDGFNPGAGRVRLALVAPLAECVEAAGRIRDFIQRRG comes from the coding sequence ATGAACAACGCCCTGAACCAGCTGCAGCCTTACCCATTCGAGAAACTGCGCGCCCTGCTCGGCAGTGTCACCCCCAACCCGGCCAAACGCCCGATTGCCCTGTCGATTGGCGAGCCCAAGCACAAATCACCGAGTTTCGTGGCCGAGGCGCTGAGCAACAACCTGGACCAGATGGCGGTGTACCCGACCACACTGGGCATCCCCGCATTACGCGAGGCCATTGGCGCCTGGTGCGAGCGCCGCTTCAACGTACCTGCAGGCTGGCTGGACCCGGCGCGCAATATCCTGCCGGTCAACGGCACACGCGAGGCGCTGTTCGCCTTTACCCAAGCCGTGGTCAATCGCGGTGACGACGCGCTGGTGGTGAGCCCGAACCCGTTCTACCAGATCTACGAAGGCGCCGCGTTCCTCGCCGGTGCCAAGCCGCATTACCTGGCGTGCCTGGACACCAATGGGTTCAACCCGGACTTCGATGCCGTGTCGCCGGACATCTGGAAACGTTGCCAGATCCTGTTCCTGTGCTCCCCGGGCAACCCGACCGGCGCGCTGATTCCGGTAGACACCCTGAAAAAGCTGATCGCCCTGGCCGATGAATACGATTTCGTGATCGCCGCCGACGAGTGCTACAGCGAGCTATACTTCGATGAGCAAACCCCGCCGCCAGGCCTGCTGAGCGCCTGTGTCGAACTGGGTCGCCAGGACTTCAAGCGTTGCGTGGTGTTCCACAGCCTGTCCAAGCGCTCCAACCTGCCGGGCCTGCGTTCGGGCTTTGTCGCTGGCGATGCTGAGATTCTCAAGGCTTTCCTGCTGTATCGCACCTATCACGGCTGCGCAATGCCGGTGCAAACCCAACTGGCCAGCATCGCCGCCTGGCAGGACGAAGCGCACGTACAGGCCAACCGTGACCTGTATCGCGAGAAGTTCGACGCAGTGCTGGCGATCCTCAAACCGGTGCTGGACGTGCAAAGCCCGGACGGCGGCTTTTATTTGTGGCCGAATGTGAACGGGGACGATGCTGCTTTCTGCCGTGATTTGTTCGTGGAGGAACATGTGACGGTGGTACCGGGCTCTTACCTGTCCCGCGAAGTGGATGGCTTCAACCCAGGCGCCGGGCGTGTACGCCTGGCATTGGTTGCACCGCTGGCCGAATGTGTCGAAGCGGCTGGGCGGATTCGCGATTTCATCCAGCGCCGCGGTTGA
- a CDS encoding [protein-PII] uridylyltransferase — protein sequence MPQVDPELFDRGQFQAELALKASPIAAFKKAIRQAREVLDVRFRSGRDIRRLIEDRAWFVDNILQKAWEQFSWSSEADIALVAVGGYGRGELHPYSDIDLLILLDSADHEIFRDSIERFLTLLWDIGLEVGQSVRSVDECAEEARADLTVITNLMESRTIAGPERLRQRMLEVTNTAHMWPSKDFFLAKRAEQKARHHKYNDTEYNLEPNVKGSPGGLRDIQTILWVARRQYGTLNLRALAGEGFLVESENALLASSQEFLWKVRYALHMLAGRSEDRLLFDHQRSIATLLGFEGEDAKTSIESFMQQYYRVVMSIAQLSDLIIQHFEEVILAPEDEAPPQPINSRFQLHDGYIEARNDNVFRRTPFAMLEIFVLMAQQPEIKGVRADTIRLLRENRHLIDDEFRHDIRNTSLFIELFKCKIGIHRNLRRMNRYGILGRYLPEFGFIVGQMQHDLFHIYTVDAHTLNLIKHLRKLQYTQVSEKFPLASKLMAKLPKPELIYLAGLYHDIGKGRHGDHSEIGAVDAEAFCQRHQLPLWDSRLIVWLVQNHLVMSTTAQRKDLSDPQVIHDFAQIVGDETRLDYLYVLTVSDINATNPTLWNSWRASLLRQLYTETKRALRRGLENPVDREEQIRRTQSAALDILVRGGNDPDDVEQLWSQLGDDYFLRHTAGDVAWHTDAILQQPADGGPLVLIKETTQREFEGGTQIFIYAPDQHDFFAVTVAAMDQLNLNIHDARVITSSSQFTLDTYIVLDTEGDSIGDNPVRVKKIREGLTEALRNPDDYPTIIQRRVPRQLKHFAFAPQVTISNDAQRPVTVLELSAPDRPGLLARIGGIFLEFDLSLQNAKIATLGERVEDVFFITDADNQPLSDPELCRRLQDAIVEQLSVTQEPGVALTRLTL from the coding sequence ATGCCCCAGGTGGATCCCGAACTCTTCGACCGTGGCCAGTTCCAGGCCGAACTGGCGCTGAAGGCGAGCCCTATCGCCGCGTTCAAGAAGGCGATCCGCCAGGCCCGCGAGGTGCTCGATGTGCGCTTTCGCAGCGGCCGCGATATACGCCGGCTGATCGAGGACCGCGCCTGGTTCGTCGACAATATCCTGCAAAAAGCCTGGGAACAGTTCAGCTGGAGCAGCGAGGCGGATATCGCCCTGGTCGCGGTCGGCGGCTACGGCCGTGGTGAGTTGCACCCCTACTCCGACATCGACCTGCTGATTCTGCTGGACAGCGCCGACCATGAGATTTTTCGCGATTCCATCGAGCGGTTTCTGACGCTGTTGTGGGACATCGGCCTGGAAGTCGGCCAGAGCGTACGCTCGGTGGACGAATGCGCCGAAGAGGCTCGCGCCGACCTGACCGTCATCACCAACCTGATGGAAAGCCGCACCATCGCCGGCCCCGAGCGCCTGCGCCAACGCATGCTCGAAGTCACCAACACCGCACACATGTGGCCGAGCAAGGATTTTTTCCTGGCCAAGCGTGCCGAGCAAAAGGCGCGGCACCACAAATACAACGACACCGAATACAACCTGGAACCCAACGTCAAAGGCTCGCCGGGCGGGCTGCGGGATATCCAGACGATTTTGTGGGTGGCCCGTCGCCAGTACGGCACCCTGAACCTGCGCGCCCTGGCCGGCGAGGGCTTTCTGGTGGAGAGCGAAAACGCGCTGCTGGCCTCGTCCCAGGAGTTCCTGTGGAAAGTGCGCTACGCCCTGCACATGCTTGCCGGGCGCTCGGAAGACCGCCTGCTGTTCGACCACCAGCGCTCCATCGCGACCCTATTGGGTTTTGAAGGCGAAGACGCGAAGACCAGCATCGAAAGCTTCATGCAGCAGTACTACCGGGTAGTGATGAGCATTGCCCAGCTCAGCGACCTGATCATCCAGCACTTCGAAGAAGTGATCCTGGCACCCGAAGACGAAGCGCCGCCGCAACCGATCAATTCGCGCTTCCAACTGCACGACGGTTACATCGAGGCGCGCAACGACAACGTATTCCGCCGCACGCCGTTCGCCATGCTGGAAATCTTCGTGCTGATGGCCCAGCAGCCGGAAATCAAAGGCGTGCGCGCCGATACCATTCGCCTGCTGCGGGAAAACCGTCATCTGATCGACGATGAGTTTCGTCATGACATCCGCAACACCAGCCTGTTTATCGAACTGTTCAAGTGCAAGATCGGCATCCACCGCAACCTGCGGCGCATGAACCGCTACGGCATCCTCGGGCGCTACCTGCCGGAGTTCGGCTTTATCGTCGGGCAGATGCAGCACGACCTGTTCCACATCTATACCGTGGACGCCCACACGCTGAACCTGATCAAGCACTTGCGTAAGTTGCAGTACACCCAGGTGTCAGAGAAATTCCCACTGGCCAGTAAGCTCATGGCCAAGCTGCCCAAGCCAGAGCTGATCTACCTGGCCGGCCTGTACCACGACATCGGCAAGGGCCGGCATGGCGACCATTCGGAGATCGGCGCGGTGGATGCCGAAGCGTTCTGCCAACGCCACCAATTGCCGTTGTGGGACAGCCGCCTGATCGTCTGGCTGGTGCAGAACCACCTGGTGATGTCGACCACCGCCCAGCGCAAGGACTTGTCCGACCCGCAAGTGATCCACGACTTCGCGCAGATCGTCGGCGATGAAACCCGCCTCGACTACCTCTACGTGCTGACCGTCTCCGACATCAACGCCACCAACCCGACGTTATGGAACTCCTGGCGCGCCAGCCTGTTGCGCCAGTTGTACACCGAGACCAAGCGCGCCCTGCGCCGCGGCCTGGAAAACCCGGTAGACCGCGAAGAGCAGATCCGCCGCACCCAAAGCGCGGCCCTGGATATCCTGGTGCGCGGCGGCAACGACCCGGACGATGTTGAACAACTGTGGTCGCAACTGGGTGACGACTATTTCCTGCGTCACACCGCCGGCGATGTCGCCTGGCACACCGACGCCATCCTTCAACAGCCGGCCGATGGCGGCCCGCTGGTCCTGATCAAGGAAACCACCCAGCGCGAATTCGAAGGCGGCACGCAGATTTTTATCTACGCGCCGGACCAACATGACTTCTTCGCCGTAACCGTGGCGGCCATGGACCAGCTCAACCTGAACATTCATGACGCGCGGGTGATCACCTCCAGCAGCCAGTTCACCCTTGACACCTATATTGTGCTCGACACCGAAGGCGACTCGATTGGCGACAATCCGGTGCGTGTGAAGAAGATCCGCGAAGGCCTGACCGAAGCCCTGCGCAACCCGGATGATTACCCGACCATCATCCAGCGCCGGGTACCGCGCCAGCTCAAGCACTTTGCCTTTGCGCCGCAGGTGACGATCTCCAACGACGCCCAGCGCCCGGTAACCGTGCTGGAGCTCAGCGCGCCGGATCGCCCCGGCCTGCTGGCACGCATCGGCGGGATTTTCCTGGAGTTCGACCTGTCGCTGCAGAACGCCAAGATTGCGACCCTCGGCGAGCGCGTGGAAGACGTGTTCTTCATCACCGACGCCGATAACCAGCCGCTGTCCGACCCTGAACTGTGCCGCCGTTTGCAGGATGCGATCGTGGAGCAATTGAGCGTGACCCAGGAACCCGGCGTCGCGCTGACGCGCCTGACCCTATGA
- the map gene encoding type I methionyl aminopeptidase translates to MTVSLKTAEDIAGMRIAGKLAADVLEMIAEHVKPGVTTEELNQICHDYIVNVQKAIPAPLNYKGFPKSICTSVNHVVCHGIPGDKPLKDGDTLNIDVTVIKDRYFGDTSRMFHVGNVPVWAERLSQVTQECMYKAIEIVKPGCRLGDIGEVIQKHAEKNGFSVVREFCGHGIGTVFHEEPQILHYGRAGTGMELKAGMTFTIEPMINQGKADTKVLGDGWTAITKDRKLSAQWEHTLLVTETGYEIFTLRADDTIPRTSGAASA, encoded by the coding sequence ATGACCGTTAGTTTGAAAACCGCCGAAGACATCGCCGGCATGCGCATCGCCGGCAAACTGGCCGCCGACGTGCTGGAAATGATCGCCGAACACGTCAAGCCCGGCGTCACCACCGAAGAACTGAACCAGATCTGCCATGACTATATCGTCAATGTGCAAAAGGCCATTCCGGCCCCACTGAACTACAAAGGCTTTCCCAAGTCGATCTGCACCTCGGTCAACCACGTGGTGTGCCACGGGATCCCGGGTGACAAGCCGTTGAAGGACGGCGACACCCTGAACATCGACGTCACCGTGATCAAGGACCGCTACTTCGGCGACACCAGCCGCATGTTCCACGTCGGCAACGTGCCGGTCTGGGCCGAGCGCCTGTCCCAGGTGACCCAGGAATGCATGTACAAGGCCATCGAGATCGTCAAGCCAGGCTGCCGCCTGGGCGATATCGGTGAAGTGATCCAGAAGCACGCCGAAAAGAATGGCTTCTCGGTGGTGCGCGAGTTCTGCGGCCATGGCATCGGTACCGTGTTCCATGAAGAGCCGCAGATCTTGCATTACGGCCGCGCCGGCACCGGCATGGAACTCAAGGCCGGCATGACCTTTACCATCGAACCGATGATCAACCAAGGCAAGGCCGATACCAAGGTGCTGGGCGACGGCTGGACCGCCATCACCAAGGACCGCAAACTCTCGGCCCAGTGGGAGCACACCCTGCTGGTCACCGAAACCGGCTACGAGATTTTCACCCTTCGCGCCGACGACACGATTCCGCGCACGTCGGGTGCTGCTTCGGCTTAG
- the rpsB gene encoding 30S ribosomal protein S2, translating to MSQVNMRDMLKAGVHFGHQTRYWNPKMGKYIFGARNKIHIINLEKTLPMFNEALTFVERLAQGKNKILFVGTKRSAGKIVAEEAARCGSPYVDHRWLGGMLTNFKTIRASIKRLRDLEVQAEDGTFAKLTKKEALMRTRDLEKLDRSLGGIKDMGGLPDALFVIDVDHERIAITEANKLGIPVIGVVDTNSSPDGVDYIIPGNDDAIRAIQLYMGSMADAVIRGRNHVAGGTEQFVEEAPVAAAE from the coding sequence ATGTCCCAAGTCAACATGCGCGATATGCTGAAGGCCGGTGTGCACTTCGGTCACCAGACCCGTTACTGGAACCCGAAAATGGGTAAGTACATTTTCGGCGCGCGTAACAAGATCCACATTATCAACCTTGAAAAAACCCTGCCAATGTTCAACGAAGCTTTGACTTTCGTAGAGCGCCTGGCCCAGGGCAAAAACAAGATCCTGTTCGTCGGCACCAAGCGTTCCGCTGGCAAGATCGTTGCTGAAGAAGCAGCACGTTGCGGTTCGCCGTACGTCGATCACCGCTGGTTGGGCGGCATGCTGACCAACTTCAAAACCATCCGTGCTTCCATCAAGCGTCTGCGTGACCTTGAAGTGCAAGCCGAAGACGGTACTTTCGCCAAGCTGACCAAGAAAGAGGCGCTGATGCGCACTCGCGACCTGGAAAAGCTCGATCGTTCCCTGGGTGGTATCAAGGACATGGGCGGTCTGCCTGACGCACTGTTCGTTATCGACGTTGATCACGAGCGCATCGCGATCACCGAAGCCAACAAGCTGGGCATCCCTGTTATCGGCGTAGTCGATACCAACAGCAGCCCGGATGGCGTTGACTACATCATCCCAGGCAACGATGACGCAATCCGCGCTATCCAGCTGTACATGGGTTCGATGGCTGACGCTGTAATCCGTGGTCGCAACCACGTTGCTGGTGGTACCGAGCAGTTCGTTGAAGAAGCTCCGGTAGCCGCAGCTGAGTAA
- the tsf gene encoding translation elongation factor Ts → MAAITAALVKELRERTGEGMMDCKKALEKADGDIEKAIDDMRASGAIKAAKKAGNVAAEGAIALKEDGKSAVLLEVNSQTDFLALQDDFKAFVAASVEKAFADKLTDAAPLIEAQEADRLVLVGKVGENVNIRRLVRVEGDVVGGYLHGNKIGVAVVLKGGNVELAKDIAMHVAASNPEFLLPSEVSAEAIEREKAVFLQLNEEKIKGKPENIVENMVKGRISKFLAEASLVEQAFVKNPEIKVGELAKKAGAEIVSFTYFKVGDGIEKPVDNFAEEVAAQLAAAKQ, encoded by the coding sequence ATGGCAGCAATTACTGCAGCGTTGGTTAAAGAACTGCGTGAGCGTACCGGCGAAGGCATGATGGATTGCAAGAAGGCCCTGGAAAAGGCCGACGGCGACATCGAAAAAGCCATTGACGACATGCGTGCTTCCGGCGCCATCAAGGCCGCCAAGAAAGCAGGCAACGTGGCTGCTGAAGGCGCCATCGCTCTGAAAGAAGACGGCAAGTCCGCGGTACTGCTGGAAGTGAACTCGCAGACCGACTTCCTGGCTCTGCAGGACGACTTCAAGGCATTTGTTGCCGCCAGCGTTGAAAAAGCGTTCGCCGACAAACTGACTGACGCCGCTCCGCTGATCGAAGCTCAAGAAGCAGATCGCCTGGTACTGGTCGGCAAGGTTGGCGAAAACGTCAACATCCGTCGCCTGGTGCGCGTTGAAGGTGACGTGGTAGGTGGTTACCTGCACGGCAACAAGATCGGTGTTGCAGTTGTCCTGAAAGGCGGCAACGTTGAACTGGCCAAAGACATCGCTATGCACGTAGCGGCCAGCAACCCTGAGTTCCTGTTGCCTTCGGAAGTTTCTGCCGAAGCGATCGAGCGTGAAAAAGCTGTGTTCCTGCAGCTGAACGAAGAAAAAATCAAAGGCAAGCCAGAAAACATTGTTGAGAACATGGTCAAAGGCCGTATCAGCAAGTTCCTGGCTGAAGCAAGCCTGGTTGAGCAGGCGTTCGTCAAGAACCCTGAAATCAAGGTTGGCGAACTGGCCAAGAAAGCCGGTGCTGAAATCGTTTCCTTCACTTACTTCAAAGTAGGCGACGGTATCGAGAAGCCGGTCGACAACTTCGCTGAAGAAGTTGCTGCCCAGCTGGCTGCCGCCAAGCAATAA
- the pyrH gene encoding UMP kinase → MAQQGSGYQARYKRILLKLSGEALMGSEEFGIDPKVLDRMALEVGQLVGIGVQVGLVIGGGNLFRGAALSAAGMDRVTGDHMGMLATVMNALAMRDALERANISAIVMSAISMVGVTDHYDRRKAMRHLNAKEVVIFAAGTGNPFFTTDSAACLRAIEIDADVVLKATKVDGVYTADPFKDPHAEKFDHLTYDEVLDRKLGVMDLTAICLCRDHKMPLRVFNMNKPGALLNIVHGGAEGTLIEEGQQ, encoded by the coding sequence ATGGCTCAGCAGGGCAGTGGTTATCAGGCTCGCTATAAACGCATTCTACTCAAGCTCAGCGGCGAGGCCCTGATGGGCTCGGAAGAGTTCGGGATCGACCCCAAGGTACTTGACCGCATGGCGCTCGAAGTCGGCCAATTGGTCGGTATCGGTGTTCAGGTGGGCCTGGTGATCGGTGGTGGCAACCTGTTCCGCGGCGCGGCACTGAGTGCTGCCGGCATGGATCGGGTCACTGGCGACCACATGGGCATGCTGGCCACTGTGATGAACGCCCTGGCCATGCGTGACGCCCTGGAGCGTGCCAATATCTCGGCCATCGTGATGTCGGCTATTTCCATGGTCGGTGTGACCGATCACTACGATCGCCGCAAAGCCATGCGCCACCTGAACGCCAAGGAAGTGGTGATCTTTGCCGCGGGCACCGGTAACCCATTCTTCACCACCGATTCGGCCGCATGCCTGCGTGCTATCGAAATCGACGCAGACGTGGTGTTGAAGGCGACCAAGGTGGATGGCGTATACACTGCAGATCCATTCAAAGACCCGCATGCCGAGAAGTTCGATCATCTGACCTACGATGAAGTGCTGGATCGCAAGCTGGGTGTGATGGACCTGACGGCTATCTGTCTGTGCCGCGACCACAAGATGCCGCTGCGCGTATTTAACATGAACAAGCCCGGCGCCCTGCTGAATATCGTACACGGCGGCGCAGAAGGGACTCTGATCGAGGAAGGCCAACAATGA
- the frr gene encoding ribosome recycling factor, whose protein sequence is MINEIKKDAQARMHKSLESLNHAFGQIRTGKAHPSILGSVMVPYYGTDTSITQVANITVKDSRTLQVVAFERNMLGAVDKAIQSAGLNLNPTNLGELLLISMPALTEETRKGFTKQARSAAEDARVAVRNIRRDALGDLKKLVKDKEISEDEERRAVADIDKLTKDAEAQITKATEEKEKDLMAV, encoded by the coding sequence ATGATCAACGAAATCAAGAAAGACGCCCAAGCGCGTATGCACAAATCCCTGGAATCGCTGAACCATGCATTTGGTCAGATTCGCACGGGCAAGGCTCACCCAAGCATCCTGGGCAGCGTGATGGTGCCCTACTACGGTACGGACACCTCCATTACCCAGGTGGCCAACATCACCGTAAAAGACTCGCGCACCCTGCAGGTCGTGGCCTTCGAGCGCAACATGCTCGGGGCGGTCGACAAAGCTATCCAGAGTGCCGGCTTGAACCTCAACCCGACCAACTTGGGCGAGTTGTTGTTGATTTCCATGCCTGCCCTGACCGAAGAGACCCGCAAGGGCTTCACCAAGCAGGCGCGCAGCGCGGCTGAAGATGCACGGGTTGCCGTGCGCAACATCCGTCGCGATGCCTTGGGTGACCTGAAGAAGCTGGTCAAGGACAAGGAAATCAGCGAAGACGAAGAGCGCCGTGCCGTTGCCGATATCGATAAGCTGACCAAGGATGCGGAGGCCCAGATCACCAAGGCCACCGAAGAAAAAGAAAAGGACCTGATGGCCGTATAA
- the uppS gene encoding polyprenyl diphosphate synthase, which yields MEKTKQTVPSVVPRHVAIIMDGNNRWAKKRFMPGVAGHKAGVDAVRAVIEVCAEAKVEVLTLFAFSSENWQRPAEEVSALMDLFFKALRREAKRLNDNGISLRIIGDRSRFHPELQAAMREAEAITAGSNRFVLQIAANYGGQWDIAQAAQRLAREVQAGHLRPDDITPELLQTCLVTGDLPLPDLCIRTGGEHRISNFLLWQLAYTELYFSDLFWPDFKHDAMRNALADFASRQRRFGKTSEQIEAGARV from the coding sequence ATGGAAAAGACCAAGCAGACTGTGCCCTCTGTGGTGCCGCGCCATGTCGCGATCATCATGGATGGGAATAATCGCTGGGCGAAAAAACGCTTTATGCCCGGTGTTGCCGGGCATAAAGCGGGTGTCGATGCGGTGCGCGCTGTCATCGAAGTGTGCGCCGAGGCCAAGGTCGAAGTGCTGACGCTGTTTGCCTTTTCCAGCGAGAACTGGCAGCGGCCCGCCGAAGAAGTGAGTGCCTTGATGGACCTGTTCTTCAAGGCGCTGCGGCGCGAGGCCAAGCGCCTCAATGACAACGGCATCAGCCTGCGCATCATTGGTGACCGTTCCCGGTTCCATCCGGAGCTGCAGGCAGCCATGCGTGAAGCCGAGGCTATCACGGCCGGCAGCAACCGTTTCGTGCTGCAAATCGCGGCCAACTACGGCGGCCAATGGGATATCGCCCAGGCTGCGCAACGGCTGGCCCGCGAAGTGCAGGCCGGTCATCTGCGGCCCGACGACATCACGCCCGAACTGCTGCAAACCTGCCTGGTGACCGGCGACCTGCCGTTGCCAGACTTGTGCATCCGTACCGGTGGTGAGCACCGCATCAGCAATTTCCTGCTGTGGCAGCTAGCCTATACCGAGTTGTATTTCTCCGACCTGTTCTGGCCGGACTTCAAACACGATGCCATGCGCAATGCGCTGGCCGATTTCGCTTCCCGTCAGCGTCGCTTCGGTAAAACGAGCGAGCAGATCGAAGCTGGAGCCCGGGTTTAA
- a CDS encoding phosphatidate cytidylyltransferase, with product MLKQRIITALILLPIALCGFFLLEGSGFALFIGLVVTLGAWEWARLAGFSDQLPRVAYAAIVALLLFLMYILPDIAPWVLGASVLWWALATFLVLTYPRTSGQWSSVACKLVIGLLILLPAWQGLVEIKRFPNGNELILAVMVLVWGADIGAYFSGRAFGKRKLAPAVSPGKSWEGVYGGLALTLLIALAVGVWRDWSVKEIVLALLGTAVVVFISVVGDLTESMFKRQAGIKDSSNLLPGHGGVLDRIDSLTAALPIFAVLLWMIAS from the coding sequence ATGCTTAAACAACGAATCATCACAGCACTGATCCTGCTGCCGATTGCCTTGTGTGGTTTTTTCCTGCTCGAGGGTTCCGGCTTTGCACTGTTCATCGGCCTGGTGGTAACCCTCGGCGCATGGGAATGGGCGCGTCTGGCGGGCTTCAGCGATCAATTGCCACGCGTGGCGTACGCCGCGATCGTCGCGCTGTTGCTGTTCCTGATGTACATCCTGCCCGATATCGCGCCCTGGGTGCTGGGGGCGTCGGTACTGTGGTGGGCATTGGCGACGTTCCTGGTGCTGACCTATCCACGCACCAGCGGTCAATGGTCCAGTGTGGCCTGCAAGTTGGTGATTGGCTTGCTGATCCTGCTGCCGGCCTGGCAAGGCTTGGTGGAAATCAAGCGTTTCCCGAATGGCAACGAATTGATCCTGGCGGTCATGGTGCTGGTCTGGGGCGCTGACATTGGTGCCTACTTTTCAGGCCGTGCCTTTGGCAAGCGTAAGCTGGCGCCAGCCGTCAGCCCAGGCAAGAGCTGGGAAGGCGTATACGGCGGGCTGGCCTTGACGCTGCTGATTGCGCTGGCGGTCGGTGTGTGGCGCGACTGGTCGGTGAAAGAGATTGTCCTCGCCCTGTTGGGGACCGCCGTGGTGGTATTCATTTCGGTGGTGGGCGACCTCACCGAGAGCATGTTCAAGCGCCAGGCCGGGATCAAGGACAGCAGCAACCTGCTGCCAGGTCACGGTGGTGTGCTGGACCGTATCGACAGCCTCACCGCCGCGTTGCCGATCTTTGCCGTGTTGCTGTGGATGATCGCTTCGTGA